A window of Castanea sativa cultivar Marrone di Chiusa Pesio chromosome 1, ASM4071231v1 contains these coding sequences:
- the LOC142622190 gene encoding DNA repair protein XRCC3 homolog, translating into MTPENLLHRLPSTQKCTFGCPVLDRCLGGGIPCNSITELVAESGCGKTQLCLQLVLSAQLPPSLGGLSASSLYIHTEFSFPSRRLHQLSHAFISSHPRIFNNDPCDRIFVHAVYSADQLFDIMPKIESFLENMNAQLPVKLIVIDSIAALFRSEFENTPIELKRRSSLFFKISGKLKSLAKRFGLAVVVTNQVVDLMGHSEGMNGLKVGNLGSLVSSGRRVCPALGLAWANCVNSRLFLSRNEEVVGEENGSVDVSACGGGDFLPRQTMRRLHVVFAPHLPDSSCQFVIRREGVFGVER; encoded by the coding sequence atgaCCCCAGAAAACCTGCTTCATCGTCTTCCATCAACCCAGAAATGCACCTTCGGCTGCCCAGTCCTAGACCGCTGTCTCGGCGGTGGCATCCCTTGCAACTCAATAACTGAGCTCGTCGCCGAGAGCGGTTGTGGCAAGACCCAACTCTGTCTCCAATTAGTTCTCTCCGCCCAGCTCCCACCCTCTCTCGGCGGCCTCTCCGCTTCTTCTCTCTACATCCACACCGAGTTCTCTTTCCCTTCTCGCCGCCTCCACCAACTTTCCCATGCCTTTATTTCTTCACACCCAAGAATTTTCAATAATGATCCCTGTGATCGTATATTTGTTCATGCTGTATATTCTGCAGACCAACTGTTTGATATAATGCCTAAGATAGAGTCTTTCCTTGAAAACATGAATGCCCAGTTACCGGTTAAGCTCATTGTGATTGATTCCATTGCGGCATTGTTTCGTTCCGAATTTGAGAACACCCCAATTGAGCTTAAGCGGAGGTCGTCGCTGTTTTTTAAGATTTCAGGGAAATTGAAGTCGTTGGCGAAGAGGTTTGGTTTGGCTGTTGTGGTGACGAACCAGGTGGTGGATTTGATGGGGCATTCGGAGGGGATGAATGGGTTGAAGGTTGGGAATTTGGGTTCTTTGGTTTCGTCTGGAAGACGGGTTTGTCCTGCTTTGGGATTAGCGTGGGCTAATTGTGTGAATTCGAGGCTTTTCTTGTCGAGGAATGAGGAAGTCGTTGGAGAAGAAAATGGGTCGGTGGATGTGAGTGCTTGTGGAGGTGGTGATTTTCTCCCTAGGCAAACAATGCGGCGACTTCATGTTGTTTTCGCGCCTCATTTGCCTGATTCTTCTTGTCAGTTTGTGATCAGAAGAGAAGGGGTTTTTGGAGTTGAAAGATAG